In a single window of the Niabella ginsenosidivorans genome:
- a CDS encoding MutS-related protein, producing MDTVYKERTERFSREANQLQQKLSWLSFFRLLLFVLFIYLLYRSTQTGAGGTIAGAIAAFIAFIMVVKWYERLQQTLRYYKALAKYNTDELLFLDTNRSVYPDGKEYEDPHHPYSYDLDLFGEGSLYAHLNRCSTLFGRKELAGLLLNPDTATIAERQQAIGELAALNDFRQQLYAKGSLQEAGEKDLNQLMEWIHTKKTSFSKPLYLFLMLFPLITIGSSLYYIFVTDSNEVFRIIYSSFVINLIIAFAFGKKIAAQLSVSTSVNKILVAYKEQLQLIEDQSFQSPLLQSLQQQLKNSPQPASGQLRRLASLFEYLESVVNLVVSILLNGLFLFHVHVLYCLSLWKRQYAAAIPGWLEVIGKFEALGSLGNFYFNNPENCFPQISAVPDLQATGLGHPLIRKEKRICNDVSFHQQQFIILTGSNMSGKSTFLRTVGMNLVLARSGSAVTAASFIFYPFAVFVSMRITDSLQESESFFYAELKRLQTIVQHLQQDNNTFVILDEILRGTNSNDKRNGTIGLIRKLARFNAFGIIATHDVVVADLIREYPGYIANKAFESEIVNDELIFDYKLKEGVCTKLSASYLMKKLGVIDE from the coding sequence ATGGATACAGTTTATAAAGAAAGAACAGAACGGTTTTCCCGGGAAGCAAACCAATTACAGCAAAAACTGAGCTGGCTCAGCTTCTTCAGGCTGCTGCTTTTTGTGCTTTTCATTTATCTGCTTTATCGCTCTACCCAAACCGGTGCAGGCGGTACTATTGCCGGAGCTATTGCTGCATTTATCGCATTCATAATGGTCGTAAAATGGTATGAACGGTTACAGCAAACACTAAGGTATTATAAGGCCCTTGCAAAATACAACACTGACGAGCTCCTTTTCCTGGACACAAACCGATCTGTATATCCGGACGGAAAAGAATATGAAGATCCGCACCATCCCTATTCCTACGATCTTGATCTTTTCGGAGAAGGCAGTTTATATGCACATTTAAATCGCTGCAGTACACTGTTTGGCCGCAAAGAACTGGCCGGGCTGCTGCTCAACCCGGACACTGCTACCATTGCAGAGCGGCAGCAGGCCATTGGGGAGCTTGCCGCACTGAATGATTTCCGCCAGCAGTTATACGCAAAAGGCAGCTTACAGGAAGCCGGGGAAAAAGACCTGAACCAATTGATGGAATGGATCCATACTAAAAAAACATCCTTCAGTAAACCCCTGTATTTGTTCCTGATGCTCTTTCCTCTGATCACAATCGGAAGCAGTCTGTATTATATTTTTGTTACAGACAGTAACGAAGTTTTTCGCATCATTTATTCTTCCTTCGTCATTAACCTTATTATAGCTTTTGCCTTCGGGAAAAAAATAGCAGCCCAGCTAAGCGTATCTACATCCGTAAACAAAATATTAGTTGCCTATAAAGAGCAACTGCAACTAATAGAAGACCAATCGTTCCAGTCGCCCCTGTTGCAAAGCCTGCAGCAGCAGTTAAAGAACAGCCCGCAGCCCGCGTCGGGTCAGTTACGCCGGCTTGCCAGTCTTTTTGAATACCTGGAATCTGTTGTGAACCTGGTGGTCAGTATTCTGCTGAACGGGCTTTTTCTTTTTCATGTGCATGTTTTATATTGCCTTTCCCTGTGGAAAAGGCAATATGCAGCAGCGATCCCCGGCTGGCTGGAGGTGATCGGAAAATTTGAAGCGCTTGGCAGCCTGGGCAATTTTTATTTTAACAACCCCGAGAACTGTTTTCCCCAAATAAGCGCTGTACCGGATCTTCAGGCCACGGGCCTGGGGCATCCGTTGATCCGGAAAGAAAAAAGGATCTGTAATGACGTCAGCTTTCACCAGCAGCAGTTCATCATCCTTACAGGCTCCAACATGAGCGGCAAAAGCACTTTTCTGCGAACGGTGGGTATGAACCTGGTACTTGCCAGAAGCGGATCTGCTGTAACCGCAGCAAGCTTTATTTTTTACCCGTTTGCTGTTTTTGTAAGCATGCGGATAACAGATTCCTTACAGGAAAGTGAATCCTTCTTTTATGCAGAATTAAAACGGTTGCAAACTATTGTGCAGCACCTGCAACAGGATAATAATACTTTTGTGATCCTTGATGAGATCCTGCGCGGTACCAATAGTAATGATAAACGCAATGGCACCATCGGGCTGATCCGGAAGCTGGCCCGTTTTAATGCCTTTGGCATTATTGCAACGCATGACGTAGTGGTAGCAGATCTCATCCGGGAATATCCCGGATATATTGCCAACAAGGCATTTGAATCAGAGATTGTTAATGATGAGCTCATTTTCGATTATAAATTAAAAGAGGGTGTTTGCACCAAATTGAGCGCTTCTTACCTGATGAAAAAGCTGGGTGTGATTGATGAATAG
- a CDS encoding phosphatase domain-containing putative toxin, with protein sequence MIHSKNTILLLLLFALITGCGTKPLRRPRPAEWAIKQQHTPFHNFYKLNDSIYRSEKPSLKGFHYAQQAGIQSVLDLRLQHKDLPIAKGLSLHLYHVPMKSKYISDQMIIDAMKIIKEAPKPLLVHCAHGSDRTGIVIALYRILFQNWTKEAAINEMQQGGYHFHWIHKNLIRYLQNTDVEQLKKIIGIQ encoded by the coding sequence ATGATCCATTCTAAAAATACCATCTTGCTGCTCCTGTTATTTGCACTGATCACAGGGTGCGGCACAAAACCCCTACGTAGGCCAAGGCCCGCTGAATGGGCCATAAAGCAGCAGCACACACCTTTTCACAATTTTTATAAGCTGAATGATAGTATTTACAGGAGTGAAAAACCTTCTCTTAAAGGCTTTCATTATGCACAGCAGGCAGGCATACAATCTGTACTGGATCTCCGGCTGCAGCATAAGGACCTGCCAATAGCCAAAGGGCTTTCGCTGCATCTTTACCACGTACCTATGAAAAGCAAATACATCTCCGATCAGATGATCATTGATGCCATGAAGATCATAAAAGAGGCGCCCAAGCCCCTCCTCGTTCATTGCGCGCATGGAAGTGACCGAACCGGTATCGTTATTGCCCTATACAGGATCCTTTTCCAGAACTGGACAAAAGAAGCTGCTATAAACGAAATGCAGCAGGGCGGTTACCATTTTCACTGGATACATAAGAACCTGATACGCTATCTGCAAAACACAGACGTAGAGCAACTGAAGAAAATCATTGGGATTCAATAA
- the dusB gene encoding tRNA dihydrouridine synthase DusB — MVNIGNISLPDFPLLLAPMEDVSDPPFRAVCKDNGADLMYTEFISSEGLIRDAIKSRRKLDIFDYERPVGIQIFGGDEDSLAMAAKIVEVTQPDLLDINFGCPVKKVALKGAGAGVLKDVDLMVRLTGAVVKSTSLPVTVKTRLGWDDSMLNIEEVAERLQDVGIQALAIHGRTRCQMYKGTADWTLIGKVKNNPRIKIPIFGNGDIDSPQKALEYKNRYGVDGIMIGRAAIGYPWIFREIKHFVRTGELLAPPTVEERVNVVRKHLQKSVEWKGPIVGINEMRRHYANYLKGLPNIKEYRSKLVRLSGEAAIREVLDEIIEKYSGFEIEAAPIELVNYHEKCPVN; from the coding sequence ATGGTAAACATAGGCAATATATCATTACCGGATTTCCCGCTTTTGCTGGCTCCTATGGAGGACGTCAGCGATCCTCCTTTCCGTGCCGTATGCAAAGACAATGGCGCAGACCTGATGTACACAGAGTTCATCAGCAGTGAAGGGTTGATCCGCGATGCGATCAAAAGCCGCCGGAAACTGGACATTTTTGACTATGAGCGCCCTGTTGGCATACAGATCTTCGGGGGTGATGAAGACAGCCTGGCGATGGCGGCTAAGATTGTAGAAGTAACACAGCCCGATCTTCTGGATATCAACTTTGGATGTCCGGTAAAAAAAGTGGCATTAAAAGGCGCCGGTGCAGGGGTATTAAAAGATGTAGACCTGATGGTGCGCCTGACTGGAGCTGTTGTAAAGTCTACTTCCCTGCCCGTAACCGTTAAAACAAGGCTGGGGTGGGACGATAGCATGCTGAACATAGAAGAGGTAGCAGAGCGTCTGCAGGATGTAGGCATTCAGGCACTGGCCATTCACGGCCGCACCCGCTGCCAGATGTATAAAGGAACTGCCGACTGGACACTGATCGGGAAAGTAAAGAATAACCCACGTATAAAGATCCCCATTTTTGGTAACGGAGATATTGACAGTCCGCAAAAAGCACTGGAATACAAAAACCGTTATGGGGTGGATGGCATTATGATCGGCCGTGCGGCAATTGGGTATCCCTGGATCTTCAGGGAGATCAAACATTTTGTCCGCACCGGGGAACTATTGGCCCCTCCCACTGTTGAAGAACGCGTAAATGTGGTGCGGAAGCATTTGCAGAAAAGCGTGGAATGGAAAGGCCCCATTGTAGGCATCAATGAAATGCGCCGTCACTATGCCAACTACCTGAAAGGATTGCCCAATATTAAAGAATACAGGAGCAAATTGGTGCGTCTTTCGGGGGAAGCCGCTATCCGGGAAGTACTGGACGAGATTATTGAAAAATATTCGGGTTTTGAGATCGAAGCCGCACCTATTGAATTGGTCAATTATCATGAAAAGTGCCCGGTGAACTGA